One Paraburkholderia agricolaris DNA segment encodes these proteins:
- a CDS encoding beta-propeller fold lactonase family protein — MLPQIVFPARLSFRCQFHSFRLKKTGALAALTYCALTIAMPAHAADNVIVLDSGEAQLTLVDPATHKVIGTEPTGKEPHHLMITPDGHSLIVADSISNDLMFLDPHTGRVQRKVEDIEDPYQLGFSPDHKWFVTAGLRLDRVDVYHYDGQNMTLAKRVPLSKTPSHMTFSSDSKIVFVTLQDTGEVAAIDLATQSVLWKLHVGNTPAGLWMTPGDRYLLIGMTGEDDVAVVDWHKQQVVQKIQTGRGAHNFRNLDDGHHVAVTNRVESTISILDYNTLTKTADITGLMPGPDDMELSADHRYLWVTFRFARHVGIIDLTTHKLIDTIAVGRSPHGLYFANRAPVYAPNPD, encoded by the coding sequence ATGCTTCCCCAAATTGTTTTCCCTGCCCGTTTATCGTTCAGATGCCAATTTCATTCGTTTCGATTAAAAAAAACCGGCGCGCTTGCCGCGCTGACTTATTGCGCGCTCACCATCGCGATGCCGGCTCATGCAGCCGACAACGTGATCGTGCTCGACTCCGGCGAAGCCCAACTGACGCTGGTCGATCCGGCTACGCACAAGGTCATCGGCACGGAGCCGACCGGCAAGGAACCGCATCATCTGATGATTACGCCGGACGGTCACTCGCTGATCGTCGCCGATTCGATTTCGAACGATCTGATGTTTCTCGATCCGCACACCGGCCGCGTGCAGCGCAAGGTCGAAGATATCGAAGACCCCTATCAGCTCGGTTTCTCGCCCGATCACAAATGGTTCGTCACCGCCGGCCTGCGGCTGGATCGTGTCGACGTGTACCACTACGACGGCCAGAACATGACGCTCGCCAAACGCGTTCCGCTTTCGAAAACGCCGAGCCACATGACGTTTTCGTCCGATAGCAAGATCGTGTTCGTCACGCTGCAAGACACCGGCGAAGTGGCCGCGATCGATCTGGCGACGCAATCGGTGCTGTGGAAACTGCATGTCGGCAATACGCCCGCCGGCCTCTGGATGACGCCGGGCGACCGCTATCTGTTGATCGGCATGACGGGCGAAGACGACGTCGCCGTGGTGGATTGGCACAAGCAGCAAGTGGTGCAGAAAATCCAGACGGGGCGCGGCGCGCACAACTTCCGCAACCTCGACGACGGCCATCACGTGGCGGTCACGAACCGCGTGGAAAGTACGATCAGCATTCTCGATTACAACACGCTGACGAAAACCGCCGACATCACCGGACTCATGCCTGGTCCTGACGACATGGAACTTTCCGCGGATCATCGCTATCTGTGGGTCACATTCCGTTTTGCGCGGCATGTCGGCATCATCGATCTGACGACGCATAAACTTATCGACACAATCGCTGTCGGACGCTCACCGCATGGTTTGTATTTTGCCAACCGTGCCCCCGTGTACGCGCCCAATCCAGACTGA
- a CDS encoding zf-TFIIB domain-containing protein, giving the protein MKCPVCKTADLLMTERRSIEIDYCPVCRGVWLDRGELDKLIAQDAGSNEAPVSAAAHPSRNDHHDRDRSHNSEHGYDRNRGYDNNRSYDSHRTDYRGHKKKRSLFDMFDFD; this is encoded by the coding sequence ATGAAATGTCCTGTTTGCAAGACCGCTGACTTGCTGATGACCGAGCGACGCTCGATCGAAATCGATTACTGCCCGGTCTGCCGCGGCGTCTGGCTCGATCGCGGCGAACTCGACAAGCTGATCGCGCAGGATGCCGGCAGCAACGAAGCGCCGGTGAGCGCGGCCGCACACCCGAGCCGGAACGACCACCACGATCGCGACCGTTCACACAACAGCGAGCATGGCTACGACCGCAACCGTGGGTATGACAACAACCGCTCGTATGACAGTCACCGCACGGACTATCGGGGACACAAGAAAAAGCGCTCGCTGTTCGACATGTTCGATTTCGACTGA
- a CDS encoding TerC family protein: protein MDSLLILAADPAAWAALLTLVVMEIVLGIDNLIFISILSNKLPEAQRARTQRLGIMLALVLRLGLLGTVAWIAQLTAPAVTLLGHAFSWRDLILLGGGLFLVWKATSEIHHNVVHSEEVRDKASTTVQLTAMAAIGQILVLDIVFSVDSIITAVGMTEHMPIMFIAVIAAVTVMLFAANPLSRFIDRNPTIVMLALGFLLVIGMTLIAEGFGTHVPKAYIYAAMAFSAFVEALNMLVRRAKSKQALSVEQ, encoded by the coding sequence ATGGATTCCTTACTCATTCTCGCTGCCGACCCCGCCGCATGGGCTGCGCTTCTCACGCTGGTCGTGATGGAAATCGTGCTCGGCATCGACAACCTGATCTTTATCTCGATCCTCAGCAACAAGCTGCCGGAAGCCCAGCGCGCGCGTACCCAGCGCCTCGGCATCATGCTCGCGCTCGTGTTGCGGCTCGGCCTGCTCGGCACCGTCGCGTGGATCGCGCAGCTGACCGCGCCCGCTGTGACGTTGCTCGGCCACGCGTTTTCGTGGCGCGACCTGATCCTGCTTGGCGGCGGTCTGTTCCTGGTCTGGAAGGCAACGAGTGAAATTCACCACAACGTCGTCCATTCAGAGGAAGTTCGCGACAAGGCAAGCACGACTGTGCAGCTGACTGCGATGGCCGCGATCGGACAGATCCTGGTGCTCGATATCGTGTTTTCGGTCGACAGCATCATCACGGCGGTCGGCATGACCGAGCACATGCCGATCATGTTCATTGCCGTGATCGCCGCGGTCACCGTGATGCTGTTCGCGGCCAACCCGCTGTCGCGCTTTATCGACCGGAATCCGACCATCGTGATGCTCGCACTCGGCTTCCTGCTAGTGATCGGCATGACGCTCATCGCAGAAGGTTTTGGCACCCACGTGCCGAAGGCTTACATCTACGCGGCCATGGCGTTCTCCGCGTTTGTCGAAGCATTGAACATGCTCGTGCGCCGGGCGAAATCGAAGCAGGCGCTTAGCGTCGAGCAATGA
- a CDS encoding LysR family transcriptional regulator, translating to MLNYRHLYYFWIVVKEGGFARAAERLDMAVQTISAQVRELEKSIGRQLLKPAGRGVTMTEAGETAFNRAEQIFQIGEALLDEMRETGSERIARLAVGLSDGISKLAAHALLAPVLDTPSLRLLCHEGEHAQLLSELALHRLDLVLACQPAPHNADLRVVSQRLIGSPVDWYGPAEIIGKAARAGFPQCLADLPVLLPTGHGALRARLDRWFEATGIRPRIVGEFEDSALMAVFAARGLGVFPLAELGAGDVALLRGLRRLGRAEGVVEEIHAIRSRRGQHHALASQVVAAVRA from the coding sequence ATGCTCAACTATCGCCATCTGTACTACTTCTGGATCGTCGTGAAGGAGGGCGGCTTCGCGCGTGCGGCCGAGCGCCTCGACATGGCGGTGCAGACGATCAGCGCGCAGGTGCGCGAGCTGGAAAAATCGATCGGGCGCCAGTTGCTGAAACCGGCCGGGCGCGGTGTCACCATGACCGAAGCCGGCGAGACGGCATTCAATCGCGCGGAGCAGATTTTTCAGATTGGCGAGGCGCTGCTCGACGAGATGCGCGAGACGGGCAGCGAGCGCATCGCGCGGCTTGCCGTGGGGCTTTCCGACGGCATCTCCAAGCTCGCGGCGCACGCGCTGCTGGCGCCGGTGCTCGATACGCCCTCGCTCAGGCTGTTATGTCACGAAGGCGAGCACGCGCAACTGTTGTCCGAACTCGCGCTCCATCGGCTCGATCTCGTTCTCGCGTGCCAACCCGCGCCGCACAACGCGGATTTGCGCGTTGTGAGCCAGCGCCTGATCGGTTCGCCGGTCGACTGGTACGGTCCGGCGGAGATTATCGGCAAGGCCGCCCGTGCCGGCTTTCCGCAGTGCCTGGCCGATCTGCCCGTGCTTCTGCCCACGGGGCACGGCGCGTTGCGCGCGCGGCTCGACCGCTGGTTCGAAGCCACGGGAATCCGGCCGCGGATTGTCGGCGAATTCGAAGACAGCGCGCTGATGGCGGTGTTCGCCGCGCGTGGCCTCGGCGTGTTTCCGCTCGCGGAACTCGGCGCCGGAGACGTGGCGTTGCTGCGCGGACTGCGCCGGCTCGGCCGGGCGGAAGGCGTGGTCGAAGAGATCCACGCGATCCGTTCGCGGCGCGGGCAACATCATGCGCTCGCTTCTCAGGTGGTCGCCGCCGTGCGTGCGTGA
- a CDS encoding TerB family tellurite resistance protein: MRNYPRNSPQAAARIVALALISDGHVSSSEERALESLDIAGQLGLAPAQFAQIVQTMCEDQSVAHTPAVGQLDAAQLTTLFGEIDDTALRRKVIRLCLAVTVADNYLADGEIALLTAVFRAWGPQPVQTTNRHVALLSAPRAHARTAATT; encoded by the coding sequence ATGCGTAACTATCCGCGCAACAGTCCTCAAGCCGCCGCCCGTATCGTCGCGTTGGCGCTCATCTCCGACGGCCACGTCAGCAGCTCGGAAGAGCGTGCACTCGAAAGCCTCGATATCGCCGGCCAGCTGGGTCTCGCCCCGGCGCAATTCGCGCAGATCGTACAGACGATGTGCGAAGACCAATCGGTCGCGCACACCCCGGCGGTCGGCCAGCTCGATGCGGCCCAGCTCACCACGTTGTTCGGCGAGATCGACGACACCGCCTTGCGTCGCAAGGTGATCCGGCTGTGCCTCGCCGTCACCGTCGCGGACAACTATCTGGCGGACGGCGAAATCGCCTTGCTCACCGCCGTGTTCAGGGCGTGGGGACCTCAGCCGGTCCAGACCACGAACCGGCACGTCGCGCTGCTGAGCGCACCGCGCGCTCACGCACGCACGGCGGCGACCACCTGA
- a CDS encoding DUF2322 family protein, whose translation MIQPSNVFKDNLAQLPAIGGIERIDLLDGKGAVVASIENKPGKQGSLAVYNYLQQTFGTLDAKAAEHGLAVFAEHTADARNRPGAHPNVDHLLAIAAGGEALRIEVVAAG comes from the coding sequence GTGATTCAGCCGAGCAACGTGTTCAAGGACAACCTCGCCCAACTGCCCGCCATCGGTGGCATCGAACGTATCGATCTGCTCGACGGCAAGGGCGCCGTAGTGGCCAGCATCGAGAACAAGCCGGGCAAGCAGGGTTCGCTGGCGGTGTACAACTATCTGCAGCAAACCTTCGGCACGCTGGACGCCAAGGCGGCCGAACACGGCCTCGCCGTGTTCGCCGAGCATACGGCCGACGCGCGCAACCGTCCGGGCGCGCACCCGAACGTCGACCATTTGCTGGCAATTGCAGCCGGCGGGGAAGCCTTGCGTATCGAGGTCGTCGCAGCCGGCTGA
- a CDS encoding zinc-dependent alcohol dehydrogenase family protein has translation MTRVIRFHQHGGPEVLRIEDVAVPPPAQGEVQIRVKALGLNRAEAMLRAGNYIETPTLPSGLGYEAAGIVDRVGEGVQGFAPGDAVSVVPPPTMLRWPAYGEVVTFPARFVVKHPPSLSWEAAAAVWMQYLTAYGALIDIAKLGKGDFVAVTAASSSVGLAAIQIANRVGATPIAVTRTSAKRQALLELGAAHVVASAEEDLAGHLKEIAGPQGMRVVLDPIGGPIFEPLTDAMSHGGILLEYGALSSEPTPFPLFTVLSKALTLRGYLVHEIIGDPARLAAAKAFILDGLASGALNPVIARTFPFDQIVDAHRFLESNQQFGKIVVTV, from the coding sequence ATGACACGTGTTATTCGCTTTCATCAGCATGGCGGCCCCGAGGTTCTACGCATCGAGGACGTCGCAGTTCCACCGCCCGCTCAAGGGGAAGTTCAGATCCGTGTGAAGGCGTTGGGCCTTAACCGCGCCGAGGCCATGCTGCGCGCGGGCAATTACATCGAAACGCCTACGCTGCCTTCGGGTCTTGGGTACGAGGCCGCGGGTATCGTCGATCGGGTCGGGGAAGGCGTGCAAGGATTCGCGCCGGGCGACGCCGTCAGCGTCGTGCCGCCGCCGACCATGCTGCGCTGGCCCGCTTACGGTGAGGTGGTCACCTTTCCCGCCAGGTTTGTCGTCAAGCATCCGCCGTCGCTCAGTTGGGAAGCGGCCGCGGCAGTCTGGATGCAATATCTCACCGCTTACGGTGCGTTGATCGACATCGCCAAACTGGGTAAGGGGGACTTCGTTGCCGTGACCGCGGCGTCGAGCAGCGTCGGCCTTGCCGCGATACAGATTGCCAACCGGGTCGGCGCCACGCCCATTGCGGTCACGCGGACCTCGGCCAAGCGGCAGGCGTTACTCGAGTTGGGCGCCGCCCATGTCGTCGCTTCCGCGGAGGAAGACCTGGCGGGCCACCTGAAGGAAATCGCGGGACCGCAGGGTATGAGGGTGGTGCTGGACCCAATCGGCGGCCCGATATTCGAGCCGCTCACGGACGCCATGTCTCATGGCGGCATCCTGCTGGAATACGGCGCCTTGAGTTCTGAGCCGACACCCTTCCCGCTATTCACCGTGTTGAGCAAGGCGCTGACGCTGCGCGGCTATCTGGTGCACGAGATTATCGGCGATCCGGCGCGCCTCGCAGCGGCCAAGGCTTTCATTCTCGACGGATTGGCCTCGGGCGCGTTAAATCCCGTCATCGCCAGGACATTCCCGTTCGACCAGATCGTCGACGCCCATCGCTTTCTGGAGTCGAACCAACAGTTTGGGAAGATTGTCGTGACGGTTTGA
- a CDS encoding LysR family transcriptional regulator — MDRLTSMAVFVKAVDLGSFAAAADALALSGPMVGKHVQFLEERLGVRLITRTTRRQSLTEFGRAYYERCRGILAEADAADALAADQLSEPRGKLRVSMPVHFGRRCVAPVLLAFAQRYPRLELDLSFNDRLVDLAEDDYDLSIRTGGLEDKAGVIARRIARQHMVVCAAPAYLAAHGHPRLIEELSTHQAIIYRRSGRIRPWLFPCAGSSPVEVTPPNRLRLDDLDAIADAAVLGMGLAWLPYWLVRERIQTGSLVRLLPDQPEYLYDAYALWLQTPHLPLKVRLAVDALAEALPGLMQYNA, encoded by the coding sequence ATGGACCGTCTCACGAGCATGGCCGTGTTCGTCAAAGCTGTCGACCTGGGCTCGTTCGCGGCCGCGGCGGACGCACTCGCTTTATCCGGACCGATGGTCGGCAAGCACGTGCAGTTTCTCGAGGAGCGTCTGGGCGTGCGCCTGATTACCCGCACCACGCGGCGGCAGAGCCTGACGGAGTTCGGCCGCGCCTACTACGAACGCTGCCGGGGCATACTCGCCGAAGCGGACGCGGCGGATGCCCTCGCGGCCGATCAACTGTCCGAACCGCGTGGCAAGCTGCGCGTCTCGATGCCCGTTCACTTCGGGCGGCGCTGTGTGGCACCGGTCCTGCTGGCATTTGCGCAGCGCTATCCGAGGCTGGAACTGGATCTCTCCTTCAACGACCGTTTAGTCGATCTGGCAGAGGATGACTACGATCTCTCCATCCGGACCGGCGGTCTGGAGGACAAAGCAGGGGTGATCGCGCGTCGCATTGCGCGCCAGCACATGGTGGTCTGTGCCGCTCCCGCATATCTGGCCGCGCACGGCCATCCTCGGCTGATAGAAGAACTCAGCACGCATCAGGCGATTATTTACCGGCGCTCGGGGCGTATTCGCCCGTGGCTGTTTCCGTGCGCCGGGAGCTCTCCGGTCGAGGTCACCCCGCCAAACAGGTTGCGGCTCGACGATCTCGATGCGATCGCCGACGCGGCGGTGCTCGGGATGGGCCTTGCGTGGCTTCCGTACTGGCTTGTTCGCGAGCGCATTCAGACCGGCAGTCTCGTGCGATTGCTGCCGGATCAGCCGGAATATCTCTACGACGCCTACGCGCTCTGGTTGCAAACTCCGCACTTGCCGCTGAAGGTGCGTCTGGCTGTCGATGCGTTGGCGGAGGCGTTGCCGGGACTCATGCAGTACAACGCCTAG
- a CDS encoding LysR family transcriptional regulator, with protein MQEPDLSDLKAFVAVTRARGFRHAALTSDVSASSLSEAVRRLEQHLGVRLLNRTTRSVTPTEAGQRLFERLAPAFGEIAIALDAVNLFRESPTGTLRLNVPSIAAREILPALLSRFLAAHPGITVDVGTNDTFIDILAAGFDAGIRYDERLERDMIAVPIGPRVQHFVAAASPAYLAARGVPQHPGELLNHACIGHRFDSGVLATWEFKRGDEVVRIEPNGPMIASVIELQRGAAVDGLGIVYSFDEFLRPAIEQGTLVPILDEWCQSFSGPFLYYPSRTHMPAPLRAFVDFILATNDPDSRP; from the coding sequence ATGCAGGAACCCGATCTTTCCGATTTGAAAGCATTCGTCGCCGTCACACGGGCTCGCGGATTTCGCCATGCCGCACTGACCAGCGACGTGTCGGCCTCATCGCTTAGCGAAGCGGTTCGAAGGCTTGAACAGCATCTCGGCGTCAGACTGCTCAACCGCACAACGCGCAGCGTCACACCAACGGAAGCCGGGCAGCGTCTGTTCGAACGGCTCGCGCCGGCATTCGGGGAAATCGCCATCGCGCTGGATGCGGTGAATCTCTTTCGCGAGAGTCCTACCGGAACGTTGCGGTTAAACGTTCCGTCGATCGCGGCAAGAGAAATCCTGCCCGCGCTCCTGTCCCGCTTCCTTGCCGCTCACCCGGGTATCACGGTGGACGTTGGGACCAACGACACGTTCATCGATATCCTCGCAGCGGGTTTCGATGCCGGCATCCGCTACGACGAACGCCTCGAGCGCGACATGATCGCCGTGCCGATCGGCCCGCGCGTTCAGCATTTCGTCGCGGCGGCTTCGCCGGCCTACCTCGCGGCCCGCGGCGTACCGCAGCACCCGGGCGAATTGCTGAACCACGCATGTATCGGCCACCGCTTCGACAGCGGCGTACTCGCGACCTGGGAATTCAAACGGGGCGACGAGGTTGTGCGGATCGAGCCAAACGGGCCGATGATCGCCTCCGTGATCGAACTGCAAAGAGGCGCGGCCGTCGACGGATTGGGGATCGTCTATTCGTTCGACGAGTTTCTGCGGCCGGCAATCGAGCAAGGCACGCTCGTGCCGATACTCGACGAGTGGTGTCAGTCCTTCAGCGGACCGTTTCTGTACTACCCGAGCCGGACACATATGCCGGCGCCGCTGCGGGCATTCGTCGACTTCATTCTCGCCACCAACGACCCGGATAGTCGGCCATAG
- a CDS encoding aldo/keto reductase, with protein MKQLQLGKTGPLSSAIGLGCMGMSGMYGPSDRAESIATIHAALEAGITLLDTGDFYGSGHNEMLIGEALKSAPPSRRDAAIVSVKFGAMRDPAGGWSLYDARPAAVKNFLAYSLQRLGVDHIDIYRSARLDPNVPVEDTVGAIADMVKAGYVRHIGLSEVGATTIRRAAAVHPVSDLQIEYSLISRGIEDEILPVCRELGIGVTAYGVLSRGLISGHWSKESAGKGDFRAMSPRFQGDNVDHNLALVDALRKVADAKGVSVAQIAIAWVAAQGSDIVPLVGARRRDRLAEALGAVDVTLTADDLAAIAQAVPPGAAAGERYAAAQMAHLDSEQGSHGQAG; from the coding sequence ATGAAGCAACTTCAACTGGGTAAGACGGGGCCGCTAAGCTCGGCGATCGGTCTTGGCTGCATGGGCATGTCAGGCATGTACGGTCCGTCGGACCGCGCCGAAAGCATTGCCACCATCCACGCCGCGCTCGAAGCCGGCATTACGCTGCTCGATACGGGCGATTTCTACGGCTCCGGCCACAACGAAATGCTGATCGGCGAGGCGCTGAAAAGTGCACCGCCGTCGCGTCGCGACGCGGCGATCGTCAGCGTGAAATTCGGCGCGATGCGCGACCCCGCCGGCGGCTGGTCGCTCTACGATGCACGTCCCGCCGCGGTCAAAAACTTTCTCGCCTATTCGCTGCAGCGGTTGGGCGTGGATCATATCGACATCTACCGTTCCGCGCGACTCGATCCCAACGTGCCTGTCGAAGACACGGTGGGCGCGATCGCGGACATGGTCAAAGCCGGCTATGTACGGCACATCGGTTTGTCCGAAGTGGGCGCGACGACCATCCGCCGCGCGGCAGCGGTGCATCCGGTGAGCGACTTGCAGATCGAGTACTCGCTGATTTCACGCGGCATTGAAGACGAGATCCTGCCGGTGTGCCGCGAACTCGGGATTGGCGTGACGGCCTATGGCGTGTTGTCCCGCGGCTTGATCAGCGGTCACTGGAGCAAGGAGTCCGCGGGGAAAGGCGATTTTCGCGCAATGAGCCCGCGCTTTCAGGGCGACAACGTCGATCACAATCTCGCGCTGGTGGACGCGCTGCGCAAGGTGGCCGATGCCAAAGGCGTTTCGGTTGCGCAGATCGCGATTGCGTGGGTGGCGGCTCAGGGCAGCGATATCGTGCCGCTGGTTGGCGCGCGCCGGCGCGATCGTCTTGCCGAAGCACTTGGGGCGGTCGATGTGACGCTCACCGCGGACGATCTGGCTGCGATCGCGCAGGCAGTCCCGCCTGGTGCTGCCGCGGGTGAGCGCTACGCGGCGGCGCAGATGGCGCATCTCGATAGCGAGCAGGGAAGCCACGGTCAAGCGGGCTGA